A portion of the Thermosediminibacter oceani DSM 16646 genome contains these proteins:
- a CDS encoding RMD1 family protein: MRSIKLQAASLCNEININRLSLRFGIEKKYQWDEPLVLSEEQLKGIIRMPEGKSAYIFSFGSMVFLNFEHHEIMDLLDYLKKTEKNILPVTSLDYTDDYTVMINPGKELAVSHEYTIIPEIREMYLEIIATVLAKSVALARIEDEIDNLMDAIEDIINYLEAGRLNISDEKLARMSGKILGFKYNTLSYIMLLDKPEITWINEESENLYIQLEEQFELGDRYEKIRHKTETLLDITEVFTGLAHAKRGTRLEWMIIILIAFEILLSIIMSALGIHY, encoded by the coding sequence TTGAGAAGCATAAAGTTGCAGGCAGCTTCTCTCTGCAACGAAATAAATATAAACCGCCTGTCGCTTCGCTTTGGCATAGAAAAGAAATACCAGTGGGACGAACCTCTGGTGCTGTCGGAGGAGCAGCTCAAAGGCATAATCCGGATGCCCGAGGGCAAATCCGCATATATCTTTTCTTTCGGCTCCATGGTCTTTTTGAATTTCGAACACCACGAGATAATGGACCTATTGGATTACCTAAAGAAAACAGAAAAAAATATCCTTCCCGTAACCTCCCTTGATTACACCGACGATTACACGGTAATGATAAATCCCGGGAAAGAACTCGCGGTCAGCCACGAGTATACTATCATCCCGGAAATCAGGGAAATGTACCTGGAAATAATAGCTACAGTACTCGCCAAATCCGTAGCTCTAGCCCGGATCGAGGACGAAATTGACAATTTAATGGATGCCATCGAGGATATAATAAATTATCTGGAAGCGGGTAGGCTTAACATATCGGACGAGAAACTCGCCAGGATGTCCGGCAAGATCCTTGGCTTCAAATACAACACCCTGTCGTATATAATGCTTTTGGATAAACCGGAAATAACGTGGATCAACGAGGAAAGTGAAAACCTTTACATACAGCTGGAAGAACAGTTCGAACTGGGCGACCGGTACGAGAAAATCCGGCATAAGACCGAAACGCTGCTGGATATCACCGAGGTATTTACAGGCCTGGCTCACGCCAAAAGGGGAACAAGGCTGGAATGGATGATCATAATTCTTATAGCCTTTGAAATACTTCTCAGCATAATCATGTCAGCGCTGGGAATACACTATTAA
- a CDS encoding 4Fe-4S binding protein produces the protein MIPPVLTAFFKGRMWCGRFCPRGSFFDHVLARLGDRNRRIPQLVKKS, from the coding sequence ATGATTCCTCCGGTGCTTACGGCCTTTTTTAAGGGTAGGATGTGGTGCGGAAGATTCTGCCCCAGGGGGAGTTTTTTTGACCATGTGCTGGCCAGATTGGGCGATAGAAACCGGCGCATACCGCAGCTTGTTAAAAAATCCTGA
- a CDS encoding thiamine diphosphokinase codes for MRAVIFTGGRIEDYEPLKKYVKQEDLIICADSGIHHALKMGVIPHLVVGDMDSVTEEDRGKICEYNIKLYTFPKEKDFTDTELALEAALKKGVREAVLLGGLGDRPDHSLANIFLMVNFKKKGIDLMLAGVNWEMFIIDGVREIEGKRGQILSLIPLTPEVRGIKTAGLYYPLRGETIPMGASRGISNVFTEDRAVVKVEQGLLLAVKVLGC; via the coding sequence ATGAGGGCCGTTATTTTTACGGGAGGGCGTATCGAGGATTACGAACCTCTTAAAAAATACGTAAAACAGGAAGATCTTATCATTTGCGCTGACAGCGGTATTCATCATGCTCTGAAAATGGGAGTCATACCTCATTTGGTAGTGGGAGATATGGATTCCGTCACTGAAGAAGACCGGGGCAAAATTTGCGAATATAATATAAAACTATATACATTCCCGAAGGAAAAGGATTTTACCGATACCGAACTAGCACTGGAAGCGGCTTTGAAAAAAGGTGTGAGGGAGGCCGTGCTGCTGGGCGGCCTGGGTGACAGACCCGATCACAGTCTGGCAAATATTTTTCTCATGGTCAACTTCAAAAAAAAGGGAATTGACCTCATGCTAGCCGGGGTAAACTGGGAGATGTTCATAATAGACGGCGTGAGGGAAATCGAGGGTAAAAGAGGCCAGATCCTTTCCTTAATACCGCTCACTCCCGAGGTTAGAGGTATCAAGACCGCCGGTTTGTACTACCCTCTCAGGGGTGAGACCATCCCGATGGGGGCATCTAGGGGGATTAGCAACGTCTTCACCGAAGACAGGGCCGTGGTGAAGGTTGAGCAAGGCCTGTTGCTGGCCGTTAAGGTGCTCGGGTGTTAA
- a CDS encoding sigma-54 interaction domain-containing protein, producing the protein MLSMNVFRAIIDSIQDGIIAVDLAERIIIINRSAEKLLKIDRDAALGKPVGDVVPNTGLPVVLRTGQPELNQFQQLEDTTIVTNRMPVFDSSGKITAAVAVFRDITEVKHLAEEVTNLRELHSLLEAIINSTQDAISVVDSEGRGILINKAYTRIVGLTKEDVIGKPATVDIAEGESVHYQVLRTGEPIKGVPMRVGPNRKEVIVHAAPIIVGGKLKGSVAVIHDVSEIKRLTEELDYVKRRMRHLEAKYSFDDIIGKSRAIREAMEAAKNAAGTNVTVLLRGESGTGKELFAHAIHNSSERRHNQFIRVNCAALTDSLLGSELFGYADGAFTGARRGGRKGLFEEANGGTIFLDEIGEIGLNHQAMLLRVLNEKEIIRVGESKPIPVNVRVIAATNINLEKAVEEGRFRKDLYYRLNVVPIYIPPLRERKEDIPLLTEHFIKKCNQEYGRAVEAVDEEALEVLMDYDWPGNIRELENVISRAIINMKFGETVIGKKHLPRLYFNQNEDKSESIAITEHSMPLKEILKDVEKKTIKSVLEKVDGNRNEAARILGISVRNLFYKLKKFNL; encoded by the coding sequence ATGCTTTCTATGAATGTCTTCAGGGCTATAATCGATTCCATCCAAGACGGTATTATTGCCGTAGACCTGGCGGAACGGATTATAATAATCAACCGTTCCGCCGAAAAACTGCTTAAAATTGACAGGGACGCGGCCTTGGGTAAGCCCGTGGGAGATGTGGTACCCAATACCGGGCTCCCGGTCGTGCTCAGGACGGGCCAGCCGGAACTGAACCAGTTCCAGCAACTGGAGGATACCACCATAGTAACGAACCGCATGCCGGTTTTCGATAGCTCAGGGAAAATAACGGCAGCGGTGGCGGTTTTCAGGGATATTACCGAGGTAAAGCACCTGGCTGAAGAGGTGACCAACCTGCGGGAGCTGCACAGCCTTTTGGAAGCAATTATAAATTCTACCCAGGATGCAATATCGGTGGTTGATTCCGAGGGAAGGGGTATCCTCATAAATAAAGCTTACACCAGGATAGTGGGACTCACCAAGGAAGACGTGATAGGTAAACCCGCCACCGTGGATATAGCTGAGGGTGAGAGCGTGCACTATCAGGTACTGAGGACGGGCGAGCCCATTAAGGGTGTGCCGATGAGGGTCGGCCCGAACAGGAAGGAGGTAATAGTTCACGCCGCGCCGATAATAGTGGGGGGCAAGTTGAAGGGCAGTGTCGCCGTAATACACGATGTATCTGAGATAAAAAGACTCACCGAAGAGCTGGATTACGTAAAGCGAAGGATGAGGCACCTGGAGGCCAAGTACTCCTTCGACGATATCATAGGCAAGAGCAGGGCTATAAGAGAAGCTATGGAGGCTGCTAAAAATGCGGCTGGCACCAACGTCACCGTGCTGCTGAGGGGCGAAAGCGGTACGGGTAAAGAGCTTTTTGCTCATGCCATTCACAACAGCAGCGAAAGAAGACACAATCAGTTCATCAGGGTGAACTGTGCCGCATTGACCGACAGCCTTCTGGGCAGCGAGCTTTTCGGCTATGCTGACGGGGCTTTTACCGGAGCCAGGCGAGGCGGGCGCAAGGGGCTTTTCGAAGAAGCTAACGGCGGAACTATCTTTCTGGACGAAATAGGGGAAATAGGGCTAAACCACCAGGCAATGCTGCTCAGAGTACTGAACGAAAAAGAAATTATCAGGGTAGGAGAAAGTAAGCCCATACCCGTAAACGTCAGGGTTATTGCCGCGACAAACATAAACTTGGAGAAAGCCGTCGAGGAAGGGCGCTTCCGGAAGGACCTTTATTATAGGCTCAATGTTGTACCGATATACATCCCTCCACTGAGGGAACGTAAAGAGGATATCCCGCTGCTGACGGAGCATTTTATCAAGAAGTGCAACCAGGAATACGGGAGGGCCGTGGAAGCCGTAGACGAAGAAGCCCTTGAGGTCCTCATGGATTACGATTGGCCGGGTAACATAAGGGAACTGGAGAACGTGATAAGCCGAGCCATCATAAACATGAAGTTCGGCGAAACGGTAATCGGTAAAAAACACCTGCCAAGACTCTATTTCAACCAAAACGAAGATAAATCCGAATCCATAGCAATAACCGAACATTCAATGCCATTGAAGGAAATACTGAAGGACGTTGAAAAAAAGACTATAAAAAGCGTTCTTGAAAAGGTTGACGGCAATAGGAATGAGGCGGCAAGGATTCTCGGAATCTCGGTACGGAACCTGTTTTATAAACTAAAAAAGTTCAATTTGTGA
- a CDS encoding bifunctional enoyl-CoA hydratase/phosphate acetyltransferase — translation MESLQEIVEKARQSKPKVMAVVKAEDDDVLKAVKTSQELGLVKSVLIGDKKKIESIMDTLGMEKTNIEIIDEQDTSQAVGIAVELAKKGEVQVLMKGLLQTKDFLKGIVSGDKSLTGGRLLSHVAVFQVPHMKKLVLVTDAAMNISPDLSQKYQIMKNSLSVARSLQIKNPRVAILSAVEVVNPSIPSTMDAAIISKMAQRERLEAVVDGPLALDNAVSKEACIHKGIDSAVGGEADILLVPDLISGNILYKSLVYFARAKVAGIVAGAEVPVVLTSRADSDESKTYSIALSVLMG, via the coding sequence GTGGAATCCCTTCAAGAGATAGTGGAAAAAGCCCGCCAGTCAAAACCGAAAGTGATGGCTGTGGTAAAAGCCGAGGATGACGATGTTTTAAAAGCCGTCAAGACCTCTCAGGAACTCGGGCTTGTAAAAAGTGTTCTGATCGGCGACAAAAAGAAGATCGAGTCGATAATGGATACCCTTGGAATGGAAAAGACGAATATTGAGATCATAGACGAACAGGATACCTCACAGGCCGTAGGTATAGCGGTGGAGCTGGCCAAAAAGGGTGAAGTACAGGTCCTGATGAAGGGGCTTCTTCAAACCAAGGATTTTCTAAAGGGCATAGTTTCGGGCGACAAATCCCTCACCGGTGGTAGGTTGCTGAGCCACGTGGCGGTTTTTCAGGTGCCGCATATGAAAAAGCTTGTGCTGGTGACCGATGCTGCTATGAACATTTCGCCCGATTTATCCCAGAAGTACCAGATAATGAAAAACAGCCTGTCGGTAGCCCGGAGCCTCCAAATAAAGAATCCCAGGGTAGCGATCTTATCTGCCGTAGAAGTGGTCAACCCATCGATTCCCTCGACGATGGATGCGGCTATTATATCAAAAATGGCACAGCGGGAGCGGTTGGAGGCTGTAGTGGACGGTCCGCTGGCGCTGGACAATGCCGTCTCAAAAGAAGCCTGTATCCATAAGGGTATCGATTCGGCCGTGGGTGGCGAAGCCGATATCCTGCTCGTGCCCGATCTGATAAGCGGTAACATCTTATACAAATCGCTGGTATACTTCGCAAGGGCGAAGGTAGCCGGTATTGTGGCCGGTGCCGAGGTACCTGTAGTGCTCACTTCCCGCGCCGATTCTGACGAGAGCAAGACCTATTCGATAGCTCTGAGCGTGCTTATGGGTTAG
- a CDS encoding Glu/Leu/Phe/Val family dehydrogenase, producing MELFKVLGEMGHEEVVFCNDPESGLKAIIAVHNTNLGPALGGCRMWNYASEEDAIRDVLRLSRGMTYKNAMMNLPLGGGKSVIIGDPRKDKSEKLFRAFGKFVNSLGGKYITAEDVGTSPEDMKIVVQETSHVAGLDGKSGDPSPITALGVFLGIKACCEWVYGSDDLKDKTVALQGLGHVGMELVRLLTEAGAKLVVTDIYADRINEAKEKYGVQVVEPEKIYDVPCDIFAPCALGAVINENTVDRLKCKIVAGCANNQLKEESFAEKLAQRGILYAPDYVINGGGVINVSIEVSGQAYSRELVNEKLQIIPKRLKEVFQFAEKEGITTARAADIIAEKIFMKK from the coding sequence ATGGAACTTTTTAAAGTGCTTGGCGAGATGGGCCATGAAGAGGTGGTATTCTGCAACGATCCCGAGTCTGGACTGAAGGCTATAATCGCTGTTCACAACACGAATCTGGGCCCCGCCCTGGGCGGCTGCCGCATGTGGAACTACGCTTCCGAGGAAGATGCTATAAGAGACGTTCTGCGTCTCTCCAGGGGTATGACCTATAAAAACGCCATGATGAACCTGCCCCTCGGCGGAGGGAAATCGGTTATTATAGGCGATCCCCGCAAGGATAAGTCGGAAAAGCTTTTCAGGGCGTTTGGTAAATTCGTAAACAGCCTGGGTGGAAAATATATTACAGCTGAAGACGTGGGAACCTCTCCGGAAGACATGAAAATCGTTGTTCAGGAGACCTCCCACGTAGCAGGCCTTGACGGCAAGAGCGGTGACCCGTCCCCAATTACCGCCCTCGGTGTATTCTTAGGCATAAAAGCCTGCTGCGAGTGGGTTTACGGTAGTGACGACCTGAAGGACAAGACCGTTGCACTTCAGGGTCTGGGCCATGTAGGCATGGAACTTGTAAGGCTGTTGACTGAAGCCGGAGCTAAACTAGTCGTGACCGATATATATGCCGACAGGATCAACGAAGCTAAAGAGAAATACGGTGTCCAGGTAGTCGAGCCCGAAAAGATTTATGACGTTCCCTGCGATATTTTTGCTCCGTGCGCCCTCGGTGCCGTTATAAATGAAAATACCGTAGACAGGCTTAAGTGCAAAATAGTGGCCGGTTGTGCCAATAACCAGCTGAAAGAAGAAAGTTTTGCGGAAAAACTGGCCCAGAGGGGTATTCTGTATGCACCTGACTACGTCATCAACGGCGGCGGCGTAATCAACGTCTCTATAGAGGTGTCCGGACAGGCCTACAGCAGAGAACTCGTCAATGAAAAACTCCAGATAATTCCCAAGAGATTGAAGGAAGTATTCCAGTTCGCCGAGAAAGAAGGAATCACCACTGCAAGGGCTGCCGACATAATCGCCGAAAAGATTTTCATGAAAAAATAA
- the buk gene encoding butyrate kinase gives MTFYGILAINPGSTSTKIAVFENEELIFEEKISHSTEELSKYDSILAQYPFRKKLILEVIEQKGYNLSRLKAVVGRGGLLKPLEGGTYTVNERMLEDLKKGVQGEHASNLGGILAYEIGRELGVPAFIVDPVVVDELEPVARITGLPEIERRSIFHALNQKAVARRVAKTLGRSYEELNLIVAHLGGGITVGAHKKGRVIDVNNGLDGEGPFSPERAGQLPAMDFAKLIFSKNLTIHEIKKMLAGKGGLVAHFGINDARVIKKMIEEGNQEVRLVYEAMAYQVAKEIGACAAVLCGRVDAVVLTGGLAHDEMLVDWIKNRVSFIAPVYVFPGEDELRALAEGALRVLTGQEKPKEYL, from the coding sequence GTGACGTTTTACGGGATACTGGCGATTAATCCGGGTTCAACATCCACGAAAATCGCCGTCTTTGAAAACGAAGAACTAATATTTGAGGAGAAAATCAGCCATTCTACCGAGGAACTTTCAAAGTACGACAGCATATTGGCTCAGTACCCGTTCAGAAAGAAGTTAATTCTTGAAGTAATAGAACAAAAGGGTTATAATTTGAGTAGGCTGAAGGCTGTTGTCGGCCGCGGAGGCCTGCTTAAACCTCTGGAGGGTGGCACCTACACCGTCAACGAACGGATGCTGGAAGACCTCAAAAAGGGTGTGCAGGGGGAACACGCGTCCAACCTGGGGGGAATCCTTGCTTACGAAATAGGCCGGGAACTGGGAGTGCCCGCTTTCATAGTAGACCCGGTGGTGGTAGACGAACTGGAACCAGTCGCCAGAATTACCGGGTTGCCGGAAATAGAACGGCGCAGCATATTCCACGCTTTGAACCAGAAAGCCGTAGCAAGAAGAGTGGCAAAGACTCTAGGCAGGAGTTACGAAGAGCTTAACTTGATCGTTGCCCACCTGGGCGGAGGAATCACCGTCGGTGCCCATAAAAAGGGCAGGGTAATCGATGTAAACAACGGACTGGACGGTGAAGGTCCGTTCTCACCGGAAAGGGCAGGGCAGTTGCCGGCAATGGATTTTGCGAAACTCATTTTTTCTAAAAATCTGACCATTCACGAAATAAAGAAAATGTTAGCCGGCAAAGGGGGCCTTGTAGCCCACTTCGGGATAAACGACGCCCGGGTTATAAAGAAGATGATAGAAGAGGGCAACCAAGAAGTAAGGCTGGTATACGAAGCCATGGCTTACCAGGTAGCCAAGGAAATAGGAGCATGCGCAGCAGTGCTTTGCGGTCGGGTGGATGCGGTAGTTCTTACCGGTGGTCTCGCTCATGACGAAATGCTGGTGGACTGGATAAAAAACAGGGTTTCTTTCATAGCTCCTGTTTACGTCTTCCCAGGAGAAGACGAACTTAGAGCTCTTGCCGAAGGCGCATTGCGGGTTTTGACCGGCCAGGAAAAGCCAAAGGAGTATTTATAA
- a CDS encoding 4Fe-4S dicluster domain-containing protein → MVRIIIDKDRCKGCGLCIKVCPKKVLCFDDDVVNALGYHPVKAKEGCIGCGFCATVCPDVVFTIYKEEKGGK, encoded by the coding sequence TTGGTAAGGATTATCATCGATAAGGATAGATGCAAGGGCTGCGGCCTCTGCATCAAAGTATGTCCGAAAAAAGTTTTGTGTTTTGACGATGATGTGGTAAATGCGCTGGGCTATCATCCTGTAAAGGCTAAAGAAGGATGCATTGGCTGCGGTTTCTGCGCCACTGTATGCCCCGATGTGGTATTTACAATATACAAAGAGGAAAAAGGGGGGAAATAA
- a CDS encoding 3-methyl-2-oxobutanoate dehydrogenase subunit VorB gives MEKVLMKGNEALAEAAIRAGCQCFFGYPITPQSELPAYLAREMPKRGRVFLQAESEVAAINMVYGAAGAGVRVMTSSSSPGISLKQEGISYLCGAELPCVIVNIMRGGPGLGDIQPAQSDYFQATRGGGHGDYRTIVLAPASVQELVDLVYDAFDLADMYRNPVLILGDGILGQMMEPVVFKERPARELPPKTWATTGKMGRQKPNVINSLYLDPVQLEEHNRKLQRKYQEIEEKEARWEVLNGDDAEYFVVAYGICARIAHAAVEMARQEGIKVGLIRPITLWPYPKKAFEEVISRAKAFLTVELSCGQMVEDVKLSVEGRVPVYFYGRTGGMVPTAEEIFEEIKKMRGHS, from the coding sequence GTGGAAAAGGTACTGATGAAAGGCAACGAAGCCCTGGCCGAGGCTGCAATAAGGGCCGGGTGTCAGTGTTTCTTCGGTTATCCTATAACACCGCAGAGCGAACTTCCGGCATACCTTGCAAGAGAGATGCCCAAAAGGGGCCGAGTTTTTTTACAGGCGGAAAGTGAAGTTGCAGCTATAAATATGGTTTACGGTGCCGCCGGGGCAGGGGTCCGCGTTATGACATCCTCGTCCAGTCCCGGTATAAGCTTGAAGCAGGAAGGCATATCGTACCTGTGCGGAGCGGAACTCCCCTGCGTAATAGTAAATATTATGAGGGGAGGCCCCGGTTTGGGAGATATCCAGCCCGCCCAGTCGGACTACTTCCAGGCTACCCGCGGTGGAGGCCACGGCGACTACAGGACGATTGTACTCGCGCCGGCATCGGTACAGGAACTGGTTGATTTAGTCTACGATGCCTTCGATCTGGCGGATATGTACAGGAACCCGGTGCTCATCCTGGGCGATGGAATACTGGGCCAGATGATGGAGCCGGTCGTATTCAAGGAAAGGCCCGCGAGGGAATTGCCGCCCAAGACTTGGGCTACTACCGGCAAAATGGGCAGGCAAAAGCCCAATGTGATAAATTCCCTTTATCTCGACCCCGTGCAGCTTGAAGAGCACAACCGCAAGCTCCAAAGAAAATACCAGGAGATAGAGGAAAAAGAGGCCCGGTGGGAGGTCCTGAACGGCGATGACGCCGAATACTTCGTGGTGGCCTACGGTATCTGTGCCCGTATTGCGCATGCAGCCGTTGAAATGGCAAGGCAGGAAGGCATAAAAGTAGGACTTATACGGCCCATAACCCTATGGCCTTATCCTAAAAAGGCCTTCGAAGAGGTTATCTCGAGAGCAAAAGCTTTCTTAACCGTTGAATTGTCCTGCGGCCAGATGGTGGAGGATGTGAAGTTGTCGGTAGAAGGTAGGGTGCCGGTATATTTCTACGGAAGAACGGGTGGTATGGTACCGACCGCCGAGGAGATTTTCGAGGAAATAAAGAAAATGAGGGGGCATTCCTGA
- a CDS encoding thiamine pyrophosphate-dependent enzyme, protein MKVVFERPKSLQPTKTHYCPGCGHGTIHRLVAEVIDELGIQDKTIGVAPVGCAVLAYNYFDCDMQQAAHGRAPAVATGIKRALPDRVVFTYQGDGDLAAIGTAEIIHAAARSENITVVFVNNAIYGMTGGQMAPTTLIGQRTETSPYGRDPKLAGYPIRVCEMLATLDGPQFLARVELTDVKNINKAKCYIKKAFEIQLAGKGFSLVEILSPCPTNWGMKPADAIDWVKNEMVKVFPPGVFKEPKEGNV, encoded by the coding sequence ATGAAGGTGGTTTTCGAAAGGCCGAAATCCCTGCAGCCGACCAAGACCCATTACTGCCCGGGATGCGGTCATGGTACGATACACAGGCTGGTGGCCGAGGTAATTGATGAGCTTGGTATCCAAGACAAAACCATAGGCGTTGCTCCCGTAGGGTGCGCTGTGTTAGCTTACAATTACTTTGACTGCGACATGCAGCAGGCAGCCCACGGAAGGGCGCCGGCAGTAGCGACAGGTATAAAGCGGGCTTTGCCCGACCGGGTTGTATTCACTTATCAGGGTGACGGGGACCTGGCCGCCATCGGTACCGCAGAAATTATTCATGCTGCAGCCAGGAGCGAGAATATAACGGTGGTTTTCGTAAACAACGCCATATACGGCATGACCGGCGGCCAGATGGCGCCGACGACTCTGATAGGCCAGCGCACGGAAACCAGTCCCTATGGGCGCGATCCCAAGCTGGCAGGATACCCGATAAGGGTTTGTGAAATGCTGGCAACGCTGGATGGTCCGCAGTTCCTGGCCAGGGTCGAGCTTACGGACGTGAAAAATATAAACAAGGCAAAGTGCTATATTAAGAAGGCATTTGAGATTCAGCTGGCCGGAAAGGGGTTCTCCCTTGTGGAGATATTGTCACCGTGTCCGACCAACTGGGGTATGAAACCTGCGGATGCCATTGACTGGGTAAAGAATGAAATGGTAAAGGTATTTCCGCCGGGCGTATTCAAGGAACCGAAGGAGGGTAATGTATGA
- a CDS encoding 2-oxoacid:acceptor oxidoreductase family protein, which produces MKVEVIMAGFGGQGIMLMGEILAHSAMLEGREVSWIPSYGPEMRGGTANCMVVVSDKRIPSPIISSPDILVAMNKPSMDKFTPIVKSGGIVILNKALIDEKPARQDIEVIEVDASGIADELGNMKVANMVALGVLVGRTGVVRPETVLKSIDHFLPEHRKNMFEINEKALMRGIEEVKK; this is translated from the coding sequence ATGAAGGTGGAAGTAATTATGGCAGGTTTCGGCGGTCAGGGGATCATGCTTATGGGAGAAATCCTGGCCCACAGTGCCATGCTCGAAGGGCGGGAAGTCTCCTGGATACCGTCCTACGGCCCTGAAATGAGGGGCGGTACCGCCAACTGTATGGTAGTTGTCTCCGATAAGAGGATCCCCTCGCCTATTATATCTTCACCGGATATACTCGTCGCAATGAACAAACCTTCTATGGACAAATTTACCCCGATTGTGAAATCCGGCGGAATAGTGATCCTCAACAAAGCCCTTATAGACGAAAAACCGGCAAGACAGGATATAGAGGTCATTGAAGTGGATGCCAGCGGAATAGCCGATGAGCTGGGGAACATGAAGGTTGCGAACATGGTGGCGTTAGGCGTTCTGGTGGGAAGAACCGGGGTCGTGAGGCCGGAGACCGTCTTAAAGTCGATAGACCATTTTCTCCCCGAACACCGGAAGAACATGTTTGAAATAAACGAAAAGGCCCTCATGAGGGGGATCGAAGAAGTAAAGAAATAA
- a CDS encoding LysM peptidoglycan-binding domain-containing protein: MSNQQPRRVPRSCPTAFQGRYTVQPGDTFFNIAQMFRTRLEALAVNNPHITNPNIINPGDVLCVPGLIPYPCCIVLRPVSQFRLPFGSGAVAFINFAPQGGQAVSFLATLPQPSAFGNFDIYVGEIYIPDIGGFGNQLFPNDQDPPTWATRIDLPTAAAIAPNSRVVIRPANSNTGISGDIILDATIRGGSCHL; this comes from the coding sequence ATGTCTAATCAGCAACCCCGTAGAGTTCCCCGGTCCTGTCCCACAGCATTTCAAGGACGATATACTGTTCAGCCCGGTGATACCTTTTTCAATATAGCTCAGATGTTCAGAACGCGCTTAGAGGCCCTTGCTGTAAATAACCCTCATATCACAAATCCCAATATTATAAACCCTGGTGATGTCCTTTGCGTGCCTGGTCTTATTCCTTACCCCTGTTGTATTGTTCTAAGGCCCGTATCTCAATTTCGGTTGCCCTTTGGATCAGGAGCAGTAGCTTTTATTAATTTTGCTCCTCAAGGTGGTCAAGCAGTGAGCTTTTTAGCAACCCTCCCCCAACCTTCCGCCTTTGGCAATTTTGATATCTATGTGGGTGAAATTTACATTCCTGACATTGGAGGATTTGGCAATCAGTTGTTTCCGAATGATCAGGATCCGCCGACCTGGGCTACTAGAATAGATCTTCCTACTGCTGCAGCAATTGCACCTAACTCTAGAGTAGTAATACGTCCTGCTAATTCAAATACCGGCATATCCGGCGATATTATATTGGATGCAACGATTCGAGGCGGTAGCTGTCATTTGTAA
- a CDS encoding Fe-S cluster domain-containing protein: MRVFAIYSPARSAKSFPVTVEIAGELKRRGYTVGLIKAGDDAGVEAGPFEAVSRASSESTAIYINSGFRLEELLRLYRQDYIILEGFERVAAPKILWVEGEENLIGSDDLVFAVTGRFRKAPSCFNGLPLVEAKDIKRLVDFVEEKVFEKLPDIEGGGCGLCGRDCYGMAADILKGRASRKDCKSSGKDLVEVKINGKKLDMVPFVRNMVASVVKGVLSPLKGFEEGEIEIKIRNPGEAGEF; encoded by the coding sequence ATGAGAGTTTTTGCCATTTACTCTCCGGCAAGATCGGCAAAAAGCTTTCCTGTAACCGTGGAAATTGCCGGGGAACTGAAAAGACGAGGCTATACCGTTGGACTTATTAAGGCCGGGGATGATGCCGGCGTAGAAGCCGGCCCCTTCGAAGCAGTATCCCGGGCAAGCTCCGAAAGTACCGCAATTTACATAAATAGCGGATTTCGACTGGAGGAACTTCTACGTTTATACAGGCAGGACTACATAATACTCGAGGGCTTTGAGAGGGTTGCAGCCCCTAAAATTTTATGGGTGGAGGGGGAAGAAAACCTCATAGGCTCCGATGACCTGGTGTTTGCCGTAACCGGCCGCTTCCGAAAGGCTCCCTCTTGCTTTAACGGCCTACCCTTGGTAGAGGCGAAAGATATTAAACGGCTGGTGGACTTTGTAGAGGAAAAGGTCTTTGAAAAGCTGCCCGACATTGAGGGAGGGGGGTGCGGCCTTTGTGGAAGGGATTGCTACGGAATGGCGGCGGATATACTGAAAGGCCGGGCATCCAGGAAGGACTGTAAGAGTTCCGGTAAGGATTTAGTTGAAGTAAAAATAAACGGTAAGAAGCTGGATATGGTTCCCTTTGTCAGAAACATGGTGGCATCGGTTGTAAAAGGGGTGCTTTCTCCGCTGAAAGGCTTCGAAGAAGGAGAAATAGAGATCAAAATAAGAAACCCGGGGGAGGCTGGGGAATTTTAG